In the Kaistella sp. 97-N-M2 genome, one interval contains:
- the htpG gene encoding molecular chaperone HtpG has protein sequence MTKGNINVSVENIFPLIKKFLYSDHEIFLRELISNATDATLKLKHLTSIGEIKTDYGQPKIEVIVDKDAKTLRIIDQGIGMTGEEVEKYINQVAFSGAEEFLEKYKDSAKDSGIIGHFGLGFYSAFMVAEKVEILTKSYKDEPAVRWICDGSPQYTLEETTEKTDRGTEIILHIAEDSTEFLEESRIRELLLKYNKFMPVPIKFGTKKETLPLPDDAAEDATAETVEVDNIINNPNPAWTKTPSELTDADYKEFYHELYPMQFEEPLFNIHLNVDYPFNLTGILYFPKLTNGLNIEKDKIQLYQNQVYVTDEVKGIVPDFLMLLRGVIDSPDIPLNVSRSYLQADGAVKKISSYITKKVGDKMVSLFNENREDYEKKWNDIKIVIEYGMISEDKFFDKSDKFALYPTTDGKYYLWSELEEKVKPLQTDKDGNFVILYATNADEQHSYIQNAKDKGYEVLLLDSPIVPHLIQKLEQSKEKISFARVDADHLNNLIKKEDAAVSKLNEEEKESLKKNIEEAVNDKKFSVQVEDLDSAEAPFMITQPEFMRRMKDMQATGGGGGMFGMSGFPEMYNLVVNSNSELAAEILANDNADEKNTKIKYALDLAKLSQNLLKGKDLTDFIQRSYQQLSK, from the coding sequence ATGACAAAAGGAAATATTAATGTATCGGTGGAAAATATTTTTCCCTTAATTAAAAAGTTTTTGTACAGCGATCACGAAATATTTTTGCGTGAACTGATTTCCAATGCGACAGATGCGACCTTAAAGCTGAAACATCTGACGAGCATCGGCGAAATTAAAACCGATTACGGCCAGCCGAAAATTGAAGTTATTGTTGATAAAGACGCAAAAACACTTCGAATTATCGACCAGGGAATTGGGATGACGGGCGAAGAAGTTGAAAAATACATCAATCAGGTAGCTTTTTCCGGTGCGGAAGAATTTCTGGAAAAATATAAAGATTCCGCGAAAGATTCGGGGATTATCGGCCACTTCGGTCTTGGGTTTTACTCCGCATTTATGGTTGCAGAAAAAGTAGAGATCCTTACAAAATCTTACAAAGATGAACCGGCGGTTCGCTGGATCTGCGACGGAAGTCCGCAGTATACTTTGGAAGAAACGACCGAAAAAACAGATCGTGGGACCGAAATAATTCTGCACATCGCGGAAGATTCTACAGAGTTTTTAGAAGAATCCAGAATCCGTGAACTGCTTTTGAAATACAATAAATTCATGCCTGTTCCGATTAAATTTGGAACGAAAAAAGAAACTTTGCCTTTGCCGGACGACGCTGCCGAGGATGCAACAGCGGAAACGGTGGAAGTTGACAACATCATTAACAATCCAAATCCGGCGTGGACAAAAACGCCGAGTGAATTAACAGACGCAGATTACAAGGAGTTTTACCATGAACTTTATCCGATGCAGTTCGAGGAGCCTTTGTTCAATATTCATTTGAATGTGGATTATCCCTTTAATTTGACGGGAATTCTCTATTTTCCGAAACTGACGAACGGATTAAATATTGAAAAAGACAAAATTCAGTTGTACCAAAATCAGGTTTATGTAACCGATGAGGTGAAAGGAATTGTGCCTGATTTCTTGATGTTACTACGCGGAGTTATCGATTCTCCGGATATTCCGCTGAATGTCTCACGATCTTATTTACAGGCTGATGGCGCGGTGAAAAAGATTTCTTCCTACATCACGAAAAAAGTAGGCGATAAGATGGTTTCACTTTTCAATGAGAACCGCGAAGATTATGAGAAAAAATGGAACGACATCAAAATCGTTATCGAATACGGAATGATTTCTGAAGATAAATTCTTCGATAAATCAGACAAGTTCGCACTGTATCCAACCACCGACGGCAAATATTATTTATGGTCTGAACTGGAAGAAAAAGTCAAACCTCTTCAAACCGACAAAGACGGAAACTTCGTCATCTTGTATGCGACAAATGCCGATGAGCAGCACAGTTACATTCAAAACGCGAAAGACAAAGGCTATGAAGTTTTGCTTTTGGATTCCCCGATTGTTCCGCATTTGATTCAAAAATTGGAGCAGTCCAAAGAGAAAATTTCTTTTGCGCGGGTGGATGCTGATCACCTGAATAATTTGATTAAAAAGGAAGACGCTGCCGTTTCCAAATTGAATGAGGAGGAAAAGGAATCTTTGAAGAAAAATATTGAAGAAGCCGTTAACGACAAGAAATTTTCTGTTCAGGTAGAAGATTTAGACAGTGCAGAAGCGCCGTTTATGATTACACAACCGGAATTTATGCGCAGAATGAAAGATATGCAAGCGACCGGTGGCGGTGGTGGAATGTTCGGAATGAGCGGTTTCCCGGAAATGTATAATTTGGTCGTGAATTCTAACAGCGAACTGGCTGCAGAAATTCTGGCGAACGACAATGCAGACGAGAAGAATACGAAGATTAAATACGCGCTGGACTTGGCAAAATTATCGCAAAATCTTCTGAAAGGTAAGGATTTAACTGATTTTATCCAGAGAAGTTACCAGCAGCTGAGTAAATAA
- a CDS encoding MGMT family protein, with protein MNELFNQQVFEIIKLIPKGRVTSYGAIAKAVGYPNHARHVGNALRNYDEDFPAHRVCNASGKITASCLRDFVGKLGKEGVEVKDGKIQNFKNIFWSPVEEL; from the coding sequence GTGAACGAACTTTTCAACCAACAGGTTTTCGAAATTATTAAACTCATCCCAAAAGGAAGAGTCACGAGCTATGGCGCCATCGCAAAAGCGGTGGGATATCCGAATCACGCAAGACATGTTGGAAATGCGCTCCGAAATTATGATGAAGATTTTCCTGCACACCGTGTTTGTAATGCTTCAGGCAAAATTACAGCAAGTTGTCTGCGCGATTTTGTCGGGAAATTGGGAAAGGAAGGCGTAGAAGTGAAAGACGGTAAAATCCAGAATTTTAAAAATATTTTTTGGAGTCCGGTGGAAGAACTATAA
- a CDS encoding autotransporter outer membrane beta-barrel domain-containing protein yields the protein MKLFTAIALFLTSITFNIKAQETRPDKLYSSNGFGLSIPIGKTADYFAPKFSTTLGLNIGLGNGGLFLYPKLSLHAYEFNQIVAEDNNPYKVQKGRATTYLLNLALGYRKIVDKWAFYGFAGGGGGFILTPQANVNAANLEVTMKNKSNGMAIGEAGGGIEYNLGAVNLFAEVSYQHAFSKIQNENFNSVPISIGIKPNLSKLFKRK from the coding sequence ATGAAATTATTTACAGCGATTGCGTTATTTTTAACAAGCATTACTTTTAATATCAAAGCACAGGAAACGCGACCGGACAAACTTTATAGTTCAAATGGTTTTGGTCTCTCCATCCCTATTGGTAAAACTGCAGATTATTTTGCTCCGAAATTTTCGACAACTTTAGGTTTGAATATCGGTTTAGGTAATGGAGGCTTGTTTTTATATCCAAAATTGAGCTTACATGCTTATGAATTTAACCAAATTGTCGCAGAAGATAATAATCCTTATAAAGTACAAAAAGGCAGAGCCACAACATATCTACTAAACTTAGCTTTAGGTTACCGAAAAATTGTAGATAAATGGGCTTTTTACGGTTTCGCAGGCGGTGGCGGTGGTTTTATCTTAACGCCTCAAGCAAACGTTAACGCAGCAAATTTAGAGGTGACGATGAAAAACAAAAGTAATGGTATGGCGATCGGTGAAGCCGGTGGCGGTATCGAATACAATCTTGGCGCAGTTAATTTGTTTGCTGAGGTAAGTTACCAGCACGCTTTTAGCAAGATACAGAATGAGAATTTTAATTCAGTACCTATTTCAATCGGGATCAAACCAAATTTGAGTAAATTATTCAAAAGAAAGTAA
- a CDS encoding deoxyhypusine synthase family protein, protein MSKPITEFIEKYYLHFNSAALVDASKGYVAHLKDGGKMMITLAGAMSTAEIGKILAEMIRQDKVDIISCTGANLEEDLMNLVAHSHYERVPHYRDLTAKDEWALLERGLNRVTDTCIPEEEAFRRLQKHIVEIWKDAEAKGERYFPHEYMYKMLLSGILEQYYEIPKENSWMLAAAEKNLPIVVPGWEDSTMGNIFSSYCIKGELQASTVKSGIEYMMFLADWYPKNSGGKGVGFFQVGGGIAGDFPICVVPMLYQDMEMTDIQFWSYFCQISDSTTSYGSYSGAVPNEKITWGKLDITTPKFIVESDATICAPLMFSYILENS, encoded by the coding sequence ATGAGCAAACCGATCACAGAATTTATCGAAAAATATTACCTGCATTTCAATTCAGCAGCGTTGGTGGATGCCTCAAAAGGCTATGTGGCGCATTTGAAAGACGGCGGAAAAATGATGATCACTTTAGCGGGTGCAATGTCTACGGCGGAAATCGGGAAGATCTTAGCCGAAATGATTCGTCAGGATAAAGTGGATATTATTTCCTGTACGGGTGCGAATTTGGAGGAAGATCTGATGAATCTTGTAGCGCATTCGCATTACGAAAGAGTGCCGCATTACCGCGATTTAACGGCAAAAGATGAGTGGGCTTTGCTGGAAAGAGGGCTGAACCGGGTGACTGATACGTGTATTCCGGAAGAGGAGGCGTTCCGACGTTTGCAGAAACATATTGTAGAGATCTGGAAAGATGCGGAAGCGAAGGGCGAGCGTTATTTCCCGCACGAATATATGTATAAAATGCTTTTATCAGGCATTTTGGAGCAGTATTATGAGATCCCGAAAGAAAATTCCTGGATGCTGGCCGCAGCAGAAAAAAACCTGCCGATCGTGGTTCCAGGTTGGGAAGATTCGACGATGGGAAATATTTTCTCCAGCTACTGCATTAAAGGTGAACTACAAGCTTCTACCGTGAAATCCGGGATTGAATATATGATGTTTCTGGCGGACTGGTATCCGAAGAACTCCGGTGGAAAAGGTGTCGGCTTCTTCCAGGTTGGTGGTGGAATTGCGGGTGATTTCCCGATTTGCGTCGTGCCGATGTTGTACCAGGATATGGAAATGACGGATATTCAGTTTTGGAGTTATTTCTGTCAGATCTCGGATTCTACAACTTCCTATGGATCTTATTCGGGCGCGGTGCCGAACGAGAAAATCACGTGGGGGAAATTGGATATTACTACACCGAAGTTCATCGTTGAAAGTGACGCCACGATTTGTGCGCCGCTGATGTTCTCTTATATTTTGGAGAATTCTTAA
- the arfB gene encoding alternative ribosome rescue aminoacyl-tRNA hydrolase ArfB, with protein MKDFTKELTYKTSRSSGAGGQNVNKVETSVTVMWNVAESEAFSIEGKELIFERLKNRINSDGILQLTVSESRTQLQNKKIATERILQIVKKALFIPKSRKPTKPSRSKIEKRIKAKKELSQKKENRRFRTE; from the coding sequence ATGAAAGATTTCACGAAAGAATTAACGTATAAAACCTCGCGCAGCAGTGGCGCGGGCGGACAAAACGTGAATAAGGTGGAAACTTCCGTAACCGTGATGTGGAACGTTGCAGAAAGTGAGGCTTTTTCAATTGAAGGCAAAGAACTGATATTCGAAAGGCTTAAAAATCGCATCAACAGCGACGGAATCTTGCAACTCACTGTTTCGGAAAGCAGAACACAGCTACAGAACAAAAAGATCGCAACGGAACGTATTCTGCAAATAGTGAAAAAAGCTTTGTTTATTCCGAAGTCCAGAAAGCCGACCAAACCTTCGCGTTCTAAAATCGAAAAACGAATTAAGGCCAAAAAAGAATTGTCGCAGAAAAAGGAAAACCGTCGGTTTCGCACGGAATAA
- a CDS encoding AMP-binding protein → MKIDFAHFSAAALSAQTDFEKKVLQFLEDWFSASDTVMVQTSGSTGTPKVFAIEKDRMLQSAQMTCDKLNLKEGDTALLCLPVDYISGKMMVVRAVERKLKLIVMTPSAQPVDQLNNHIDFCAMSPLQVENSLAQLHLIKNLIIGGAAVSESLKNKIKQTLKNTTSQTLIYETYGMSETLSHIALKEIYPNLDGYFKVLNGVQISLDSRNCLEIFAPQLNPNHLTTNDLVEIKNEKEFKFLGRIDNVINSAGLKIYPEQLESLVKKDLSNEVVFFGIVDELLGQKLIMVIEGEENDFARRQLDLIKYPTKNHQPKEILFLSKFPRLPNGKINRRELLNLTEPKS, encoded by the coding sequence ATGAAGATCGATTTTGCCCATTTTTCCGCCGCCGCGCTTTCTGCTCAAACAGATTTTGAAAAAAAAGTTCTTCAGTTTCTGGAAGACTGGTTTAGCGCTTCCGACACCGTTATGGTGCAGACCTCCGGATCTACCGGAACACCAAAAGTTTTCGCCATCGAAAAAGACCGCATGCTGCAATCCGCACAAATGACGTGCGATAAATTAAACTTAAAAGAAGGAGATACCGCCCTACTCTGCCTTCCTGTCGATTATATTTCCGGCAAAATGATGGTTGTTAGAGCTGTCGAAAGAAAATTGAAATTGATCGTGATGACGCCCTCTGCCCAACCGGTTGACCAGTTAAACAACCACATCGATTTTTGCGCCATGTCGCCGCTGCAGGTCGAAAATTCTTTAGCGCAGCTTCATCTAATTAAAAATCTAATTATTGGAGGCGCCGCCGTTTCTGAGTCTTTAAAAAATAAAATCAAGCAAACACTTAAAAACACAACATCTCAAACATTGATTTACGAAACCTACGGCATGTCTGAAACGCTTTCCCACATTGCCTTAAAAGAAATTTACCCCAATTTAGACGGATATTTCAAAGTTCTAAACGGTGTACAGATTTCCCTCGACAGCCGCAACTGCCTGGAAATTTTTGCACCTCAATTAAATCCAAACCATCTTACGACAAACGATTTGGTTGAAATAAAAAACGAAAAGGAATTCAAATTTTTGGGAAGAATTGACAACGTCATCAATTCCGCAGGATTAAAAATATATCCCGAACAATTGGAAAGTTTGGTCAAAAAAGATCTTTCAAACGAGGTCGTATTTTTCGGAATAGTTGATGAATTGCTCGGTCAAAAATTAATTATGGTGATTGAAGGCGAAGAAAATGACTTTGCAAGAAGACAATTAGATCTAATTAAATATCCAACTAAAAACCATCAACCCAAAGAAATTCTGTTTCTTTCAAAATTTCCACGACTTCCAAATGGTAAAATTAATCGGAGGGAATTGCTAAATTTGACTGAGCCTAAATCCTAA
- the argS gene encoding arginine--tRNA ligase, which translates to MNIKNIIENKVAEIIRSLYQVEPVKMDVQQNKTEFEGDFTIVTFPLVKILKKSPDLIAVELGDALITQADFVEKYKVVKGFLNLTISNNFFLDNLNAVKENFDVKEDRNKTVMVEYSSPNTNKPLHLGHIRNNLLGYSVAEILKEDGYKVIKTQIINDRGIHICKSMLAWKNSGTNDTPESTHLKGDKLVGNYYVAFDKTYKKEIADLMSQGYNEDTAKKQAPIIQEAQKMLLDWEKGDETVRNLWAEMNSWVYAGFSETYKRLGVDFDQIQYESNTYLLGKDLIQKGLINGALYRKDDGSVWCDLSDEGLDHKLLLRGDGTSVYMTQDLGTAVQRFEENNIQKLIYTVGNEQDYHFDVLIKILRKLGYTWAENLYHLSYGMVELPAGKMKSREGTVVDADDLMQEMYVTAKEKAQELGKLETLSEAEKEKSYETVGLGALKYFMLKVDPKKKMLFNPAESIDFSGNTGPFIQYTYARIQSLLTKAEYTAKSVEAYEMNASEKELVMNLANFKEVISRAAETLSPALVANYIYEVVKSYNSFYQNNPILNQEDENTKNFRLELSELTGKTIKKGLQLLGIETVNRM; encoded by the coding sequence ATGAATATTAAAAATATAATTGAAAATAAAGTAGCGGAAATTATTCGGAGCCTCTACCAGGTCGAGCCTGTGAAAATGGACGTTCAGCAAAATAAAACGGAATTCGAAGGCGACTTTACAATCGTTACTTTTCCCTTGGTCAAGATCCTCAAAAAAAGTCCGGACTTAATTGCCGTGGAACTGGGCGACGCCCTGATCACACAGGCAGATTTTGTGGAAAAATATAAAGTCGTAAAAGGATTTCTTAATTTAACCATTAGCAATAATTTCTTTTTGGATAATTTGAACGCTGTTAAAGAAAATTTCGACGTCAAAGAAGACAGAAACAAAACCGTTATGGTGGAGTATTCCTCTCCTAACACGAACAAACCCTTGCATTTGGGTCATATCAGAAACAACCTTTTAGGATATTCCGTAGCCGAAATACTAAAAGAAGATGGTTACAAAGTCATCAAAACCCAGATCATCAACGACCGTGGAATCCACATTTGCAAATCCATGCTCGCCTGGAAAAATTCCGGGACAAACGATACACCCGAATCCACGCACTTGAAAGGCGACAAACTCGTTGGCAACTATTATGTAGCTTTCGATAAAACCTATAAAAAGGAAATAGCTGACCTGATGTCTCAAGGTTACAACGAAGACACCGCCAAAAAGCAGGCTCCAATCATTCAAGAAGCACAAAAAATGCTTTTAGACTGGGAAAAAGGAGACGAAACTGTTAGAAACCTTTGGGCAGAAATGAATTCCTGGGTATATGCCGGCTTTTCCGAAACATACAAAAGACTGGGCGTCGATTTCGATCAGATTCAATATGAAAGTAACACTTACCTTCTCGGCAAAGATCTCATCCAAAAAGGCTTAATTAATGGCGCACTTTACCGGAAAGACGACGGTTCCGTTTGGTGCGATCTGAGTGACGAAGGATTAGATCACAAACTTCTGCTGCGCGGCGACGGAACTTCCGTGTATATGACGCAGGATTTGGGAACAGCCGTGCAACGCTTCGAGGAAAATAATATCCAGAAATTAATTTATACCGTTGGTAACGAACAGGATTATCATTTTGATGTTTTAATTAAAATCCTTCGAAAACTTGGGTACACTTGGGCTGAAAATCTCTATCATCTTTCCTATGGCATGGTCGAACTTCCAGCGGGAAAAATGAAATCCCGTGAAGGAACAGTCGTCGATGCCGATGATCTTATGCAGGAAATGTACGTGACGGCTAAAGAGAAAGCGCAGGAACTCGGTAAACTCGAAACCTTATCCGAAGCCGAAAAAGAAAAATCTTACGAAACCGTCGGTTTGGGAGCTTTAAAATATTTTATGCTGAAAGTAGATCCGAAAAAGAAAATGCTATTTAATCCCGCAGAAAGCATCGATTTTTCGGGCAACACAGGCCCTTTTATTCAATATACTTATGCCAGAATTCAGTCGTTGCTCACCAAAGCCGAATACACTGCAAAAAGCGTCGAAGCTTACGAAATGAACGCGTCCGAAAAAGAGTTGGTCATGAATCTTGCCAATTTTAAAGAGGTTATATCCCGCGCTGCCGAAACGCTTTCTCCCGCTCTGGTGGCCAATTACATTTATGAAGTCGTAAAATCCTACAACTCTTTCTACCAAAACAATCCAATTTTGAATCAGGAAGATGAAAATACCAAAAATTTCCGCCTCGAATTATCGGAACTGACGGGAAAAACCATTAAAAAAGGCTTACAACTGCTGGGGATCGAAACGGTGAACCGAATGTAG
- a CDS encoding DUF4251 domain-containing protein, producing MKNQLKLLSVIVVAILMTSCVSSKLSPDEVKAKVYSNNFSFVAKEYDNNTSYSAPLGTGRIASTNIPQVPDEAIGIQVTHDKLVINLPSNDNETKTNNYSLNKVSEDFTVARKELSNGNILVNFFLNDHKDIKVVKMEIGKDGKIDCSVEGSNLQPLYYVGYLQR from the coding sequence ATGAAAAATCAATTAAAATTACTCAGCGTTATTGTTGTTGCTATCTTGATGACGTCTTGCGTGTCTTCTAAACTTTCTCCAGACGAAGTGAAAGCAAAAGTCTATAGTAATAATTTTTCATTTGTTGCTAAGGAGTACGATAATAACACCAGCTATTCTGCTCCACTCGGAACAGGTAGAATAGCTTCAACTAACATTCCGCAAGTGCCAGATGAGGCGATAGGTATTCAGGTTACTCATGATAAATTAGTAATTAATCTTCCTTCCAATGATAATGAAACCAAAACAAACAACTATTCTTTAAACAAAGTTTCTGAAGATTTTACTGTGGCACGAAAAGAATTGAGCAATGGTAACATCTTAGTTAATTTTTTCCTAAACGATCACAAAGACATTAAAGTGGTCAAGATGGAAATTGGTAAGGATGGTAAAATTGACTGTTCGGTAGAGGGATCAAATTTACAACCTCTTTATTATGTTGGATATTTGCAACGTTAA
- a CDS encoding SusD/RagB family nutrient-binding outer membrane lipoprotein: MKKLLYIAGSIFLTASVLTSCERDISQLNVDPKHPEVVPSKNLVVTSERYLADYWVTPSVNLNISRFFTQQWTETQYIDETNYNFITRNQPQNHFNTMYRDVLGPLKTASQFLSSEAESATLSTGDQAKTKANKQAIIEILSIYAWVNLVDSFGNVPYSEALQNEAGSTVLQPKYDDAATIYNDLTARLNAVLLTIDPTVDGYDNDAFYNGNMSNWIKVVNSLKLRMGLNLSDVDPAKAKTLVESAVAAGVITDPADDFAFPYVDGLVSNPIFQNLVQSGRNDFIPSDVYLNAMKAKSDPRIPKYFTPLADGTFVGGPYGNLASYANFSHVTDTIKEPDYPGYLLESVEVKFMLAEAAAKGFTVGDSAENLYNEAVNASMNQWGVDPADAAVYLAANPYNAANWKQSIGNQAWFAMNNKGLQAWYFFRRLDYPQLTAPAGATGLVYRITYSNNEYSTNGTNVTAAATAIGGDKYTTKVFWDKF; this comes from the coding sequence ATGAAAAAATTATTATATATAGCTGGTTCGATATTTCTTACAGCCAGTGTATTAACCTCATGTGAGAGAGATATCTCGCAACTCAATGTTGACCCCAAACATCCGGAGGTCGTTCCATCAAAAAATTTGGTGGTTACTTCTGAAAGATATTTGGCTGATTATTGGGTCACTCCGAGTGTAAATTTAAATATCTCTAGATTTTTTACACAACAGTGGACTGAAACGCAGTATATCGATGAAACGAATTATAACTTCATCACTAGAAATCAGCCTCAGAATCACTTTAACACTATGTACAGAGATGTACTGGGTCCGTTAAAAACGGCAAGCCAGTTTTTAAGTAGTGAAGCCGAAAGTGCCACCCTTTCTACGGGAGATCAGGCAAAAACAAAAGCTAATAAACAAGCTATAATCGAAATTCTGTCCATCTACGCGTGGGTAAATTTGGTTGATAGTTTTGGTAATGTTCCCTATTCAGAAGCATTACAGAATGAAGCAGGCTCTACCGTTTTGCAGCCAAAATATGATGATGCAGCCACAATCTACAATGATCTCACAGCTAGACTTAACGCAGTTTTACTCACTATTGATCCAACTGTTGATGGTTATGATAACGATGCGTTTTACAACGGCAACATGTCCAACTGGATTAAGGTTGTCAATTCTTTGAAATTACGAATGGGACTTAATCTCAGTGATGTAGATCCTGCTAAAGCTAAAACATTAGTAGAAAGCGCAGTAGCCGCCGGAGTCATTACTGATCCTGCCGACGATTTCGCATTCCCTTATGTTGATGGACTGGTTTCTAACCCTATTTTCCAAAATCTAGTACAAAGTGGAAGAAATGATTTTATTCCATCTGATGTTTATCTTAACGCGATGAAAGCAAAGTCCGACCCGCGGATTCCCAAATATTTCACTCCTCTAGCAGATGGTACATTTGTAGGAGGACCTTATGGAAACTTGGCGTCTTATGCCAACTTTTCACATGTCACTGATACCATTAAAGAACCTGATTATCCTGGATACCTATTGGAATCAGTTGAAGTTAAATTCATGTTAGCGGAAGCTGCTGCAAAAGGATTTACGGTTGGTGATAGTGCTGAAAATTTGTATAACGAAGCAGTTAATGCTTCAATGAATCAGTGGGGTGTAGATCCAGCTGATGCTGCAGTTTACTTAGCCGCAAATCCTTACAACGCAGCAAACTGGAAACAGTCGATTGGAAATCAAGCTTGGTTTGCAATGAATAACAAAGGTTTGCAAGCATGGTATTTCTTTAGAAGATTAGACTATCCACAGTTAACAGCTCCTGCAGGTGCAACTGGATTAGTTTATAGAATCACATATTCTAATAATGAGTACAGTACAAATGGTACTAACGTTACTGCTGCCGCCACTGCAATAGGAGGCGACAAATACACAACGAAAGTATTCTGGGATAAATTCTAA